The segment AATGACATTTGAAAACCTTCCCAATGTTCCTTTGTTACCTGGCGATCGCCCCATCTCATAAAATCTCTTCCTGTCTGAATTCGCACTCTTCCTTGTCTTATTCCTCATGCGTTTTAATCCCCCAAATCTAGCTGCTCATCAACGCAATTTACTGGTTCGCTTATTGATTGCTAGCGTGATACTCCTTGTGAGTAGTGGAGCGTACTACAGCTATCAATTAGTGCGCAATTCGATGCTCGAAAGTTTGAAGAAAAATGTTTTTCTCGAACTATCGCAGGGGCGAGATAGCCTCGATCACTGGCTCTCCAATCAGAAAATTCACATTGAAACTCTGGCAAATACGGAGCAAGTGAAATCGATGAATTGGGAAACGACTGAACCTTACTTAAAGGCGGAAACATTACGATTAAGTGATGTCTACGCGATCGCAGTGGGTAAACCGGACGGATGGCGCAATGTTGTGGGAGGTAAGCCTGCTAATGTATCCGATCGCGCATATTTTCAGAAAGTGATGCAAGGGATTACAAATGTCAGTGATCCGATTATCAGCCGAGCAAACAATACCCCTACCTTGGCGATTGCCGCTCCCATTCGCCAGGGATTTGATACGAATAGTACGCCGATCGGAGAGATTCACACTCTAGTCCGCTTAGATCGCGTTAATCGAGTGGTAAGCAGCGTGAAATATGGCAATCACAGCTATGCTTTTGCGATCGACTCTCAAGGGCAGATTGTTACGCATACGAGCCATACTGATAATCACGCTCATGTGCACTTTCATGAGAGTGAGTTGTTGAAAGCGCTCCCTCAGATGAGCAAAAGCAAAGAGAGCGTTGAGTTGGTAAAGGTCGCCAATCAGATGTACTATCTGGCTTATCTCCCCCTTCAGGAGGTAGAGTGGGCATTGGCATTGGTCATTCCCAAAGAGGATATCGAGTCGCAGGTGCAATTTCTCGACATGATTGCTCTAATTGTGGCGGGAATGGCAGTGGCTCTGTTAGCCATTCTGGTGCAGGTGCAGGCGATGGAGCAAAGACATCTTAAGAAATCCAATGAACTTCTCGAAAAGCGAGTAGAAGCACGTACCAAAGAGTTGTCGGATGCAATGACAAAGCTTCAGCAGTCGCAACTGCGGATGATTCAGAGCGAGAAGATGTCTGCACTGGGTAATTTAGTCGCAGGGGTGGCGCATGAGATTAATAACCCTGTCAATTTTATTCACGGCAATATTACTTATGTGGATGAGTATACTCAAGCTCTCTTGCACTTGATTCAGCTTTATCAAGAGCAGTTTCCCGATGGGTCTAAGTCGATTCAAGAGTATTTAGCAGAAATTGATTTTGAGTTTCTCGCGCAGGATTTAGAGAAGACCCTAGCTTCTATGCGGATCGGAACCGATCGCATTAAAGAAATTGTGCTTTCTCTGCGTAATTTCTCACGGTTAGATGAAGCAGAAGTCAAACCCGTCAATCTGCATGACGGAATTGATAGTACTTTACTGATTTTGCAACATCGCTTAAAAGCAACACCGGATCAAGCTGCTGTAGAAGTGGTGAAGGACTATGGAGATTTGCCATTCGTTGATTGCTATGCGAGCCAACTGAATCAGGTTTTTATGAACATTTTGGCAAATGCACTAGATGCGATGGAAGACCAGCGCGGTCTGTCTCACTCTCAGCCTTGTACGATTCGGATTAAGACGAAAAAGCTGGAGCACGGGAGAGTTCAGATCGCGATCGCAGACAATGGCCCCGGAATTCCTCCAGAAGTTCAGCCCCGTATCTTTGATCCGTTTTTTACGACAAAATCGATCGGTAAAGGAACGGGAATGGGGATGTCGATTAGCTATCAGATTGTGACTGAACGACATCAAGGCAAATTGTACTGTGTGTCTGAAGTGGGCAAAGGAACAGAGTTTTTCCTTGAGATTCCGATTCGTCAGGGGGCGGTGCTCGCTGCTACAGTTTCTTGAGCATTGTGCAGTTGTCGATAGGAATTGATAGGCTTGCAATGAAATCGAATCTTTGAGTTTATCGATCAGCAAACTTGAACTTCCTTATCTCAAAGCAGAAATCTCAATCGTACAAATGAAGTAAATTTTGCAATGGTTGCCACGACTTGTAGGATCTCTGTTGAACTATCGATCTGCTGCTTCAATTGCTGCATCTGTTCCACGTCCGCATCTGTACAAATTATCCCCTCTTTCAAGATTGCTAATCTAGCTTTAGAAAACAGAGCCATTGCGCGATCGCGTTCCTTCTTTAACTGCACCTGCTCATCAAAATCTGCTTGTCGATAACGAATCTCGATTTTACTCAACAGCTCAGATGCTTGCTGAAAGAAAAGCTCATTTTTCTCGGACATCTCTATTTCTCCAAATTCCGAATCCCAACTTCTGCACCGCGATCGGGAATTCGACTTCCAGCGGCGGCATTGGCTCGATCGAGTAATTTCTGCGCTACTCCACGCCACAACGGGTCAGTTTGAATTTCCGAGACAATTCGCGTTGCTTTCGTTCTGAGGGTTGTATAGTCTCGTCCTGTAAAGGTAGATGCAGTCGTCAAAATTCTGGGAATCAAAGCATTCATCTGATTGAGATCCAAATCGTCATAGTGATTTGCAGCTTCAATCACTTCTTTGCCCATTGCTGCTGCTCGCATACATTGAGCCACGGTGAGTTCTAGAATTCGCTGTTCTTCTTGTTTAATCTGTTGCCACTCGCCTAGAACCTCACCTGCTTGATTTTCTAGCTCGGCTTTTCGTGCAATTAAGGCTGTTTCGCCTGCTTTAATTCTGGCTTGAATCGATTGATACTCTTTTTTGATCGCTTGTAGTTTGACGATCGCGGTGGTTCGATGCTGTACTAGCACAGGTGGATTGTCACTAATTGCTTTTGCTAACACTGCCATCTGTACGGTCAAAGTCTTTGCATACTCTGCTGATTTTTTCACTTCATCTCGGCTCACTGTACTTCTACTATCGAGTTTGGTGAAAATCTCTGAAAAGCCTTCATACTGGTTTCGCAAGTCTGCAATGAATGTATCCCATTCTGCAACTTTCGGCGGTTGGAATGGGTCGATCGCTAAATCAATAATCTCCCCACTCACTTCAACCTTAGAGTTCAAAATTCGATTTACAAAAGCCTGACGGATTTCAGCACTCGATCGAGTCGGCGCTTCCAATTCTCGTTTTCGCATGGTGTCAATGGCTTCGATCGCGCTCAAGGACTCATTGCGAAACTGAAGTGCTGCTCCCTGAAGTGCCCGTGCTTTCTCGACACTACAGCCTCCTAGCGCCAGACTTCCCATGATCAAAACTGAAACCGCCCATCGCCTCATGGTTTGTTCTCCACTATTCACCCATCACATGCACAACTAGTTCTCTAGTGTGCCGATGCTGCCGATGCTCCCATAGATAAATTCCTTGCCAAGTTCCGAGCACGAGCCGACCCTGAGAAATTGGAATCTGTTCTGAAGAATGGGTTAAGACTGTCCGAATATGAGCGGGCATATCGTCTGGACCTTCTGTACTATGAATATAGTTTTCCCACTCTGGAACAAGCTTGGCAAAGAAATTCTCTAGATCTTGCAACACATCTGGATCAGCGTTTTCCTGAATGATCAAACTTGCAGAAGTATGTCGTAAAAACAAGTTGCACAAGCCAGTTTTAATTCCAGAGTCAGCTACGATCGCATTCACCTGCGAAGTAATTTTTAGCAAAGACTTCCCCTGCGTTGTGATTCTTAAAATCTTCTGATGCTGCATGTTAATCCCTGTAACACTGAATACCATTATTCAAGCGAATTCGATCGCGCTTTCAGCTTAAGAAATGATTAACTGTGTGCAAGCATGAGTCACAATTAAATTGCAGGAATTAAAATCAAACGCATGTTAAAGATCAACATTGCTGAAGAGAAAGTGGCTGCATATGAACGGGTGTTTCGGCGATCGCCTCAGTTGACAAGTTTGCAGGCGGGATGGCAAGGGATTTACTTTGCATACGATTTCATGCCTCCTGGAGAAACGCCTGAAGTCATTTCTACGCAAAATGGGATTGCGATTTTTACGAATACAGGTAAATCTCAAGTTGCAGAGCGATCGCTGAATGGTCAATTCCGATGCGAACAAGTAGCAGACGGCAATATGGTAATTGTTCCAGCTCATACGAGTTGCCAAAGTCGCTGGTTTGATTATGGTGGTGTGATCTTTTTTAGCGTTGAGTCTTCAGTGATTGCTCATGCTGTGCATGAAGTAGGAAATTCTGATCGGATTGAGCTACTTCCCCAATTTGCTACGGCTGATCCGTTCGTTTATCAAGCGGCTGTTGCTTTGAAATCTGTACTAGAGCAGGAAGGAAGTGCAAGTCGGCTCTATGGTGAAGCGATCTCAAATGCTTTGATTGTGCATACGATCCAGCATTATTCAAATCGTCGCCCTTTACTGCAAACCTACGAAAACGGGCTTTCTCACTATCGATTGCGGCATGTGATTGAGTATATTCAGGCTCATTTAGAGCAGGATCTGAGCTTAAATGAACTTGCTGCGATCGCTCAAATGAGTCCGCATTACTTTTCTCAATTGTTCAAACAATCGACTGGCGTGACTCCGCATCAGTTTGTAATTCGAGCAAGGGTTGAGCGTGCGAGAGAATTGTTGATGACTCGAAAATGGTCGATCGCTGAAGTTGCCAAAATGGTTGGATTCGTGGATCAGAGCCATTTACATCGTCACTGTAAGCGCTTGCTCGGTGTGACCCCAAGCATGATCCAAAACCAGGCGTAACAATCTACAAAAAACGGAAGAATCTACAAGATCTGTGCGAATGAGTTGTGGATAGTGGAGGCAAGCGCACTTCAGGAATTCAACTCATGGGATGGATTGAAACGAAAACAGAGCCGATGGTGATCAATATGGGTCCTCACCATCCAGCGATGCATGGCTGCTTCCGAATTATTGTCACATTGGATGGCGAAGATGTTCTAGACTGTGAACCTGTGATTGGCTATCTGCATCGTGGCATGGAAAAGATTGCAGAAAACCGCACGAATACAATGTTCATTCCCTATACGAGTCGCTGGGACTACTATGGTGGAATGTTCAATGAAGCAGTGACCGTGAATGCAGTTGAGAAATTAGCTCAAATCGAAGTTCCGAGACGAGCGAGCTATATTCGGATGATCATGCTCGAACTGACGCGAATTGTGAATCATTTGCTATGGCTTGGCCCGTTTGTGGGAGATGTGGGAACGCAGGCTTTATTCTTTCCAACGATGCGCGATCGCGAAATGATTCTTGATTTATTTGAAGCGGTTTCAGGCTATCGCATGGTGAATCACAATTACTTTCGAGTGGGTGGAGTGGCTGCTGATCTGCCGTATGGTTGGGTCGATAAATGTGCTGATTTCTGCACTTACATGTTGCCGACCTTAGATGAGTATGAGCGACTGATGAGTGATAATCCTATCTTTCGACGACGGTTAGAAGGGATCGGAGTCCTCACGAGTGAAGATGCCATCAATTGGGGTGTGACAGGACCCATGCTACGGGCATCTGGCGTGAAATGGGATTTGCGAAAGGTGGATCATTATGAGTGCTATGACGAGCTAGATTGGGAGATTCAGTGGGATACGGCGGGCGATTGCTATGCTCGATATGCGGTACGGATACGGGAAATGCGAGAATCGATCAAGATAATTCAGCAGGCATTAAAAGCTTTGCCAGGTGGAGCTTATGAGAATTTAGAAGCTCAGCGAATTCAGGCAGGCCCGAAATCTGAATGGAATGGGTTTGACTATCAGTTTATTGCGAGAAAAATTGCTCCAACTTTCAAGATTCCGAAGGGTGAGCATTATGTTCGGGTTGAGTCAGGTCGAGGAGAGCTAGGAATTTTTATCATTGGCGATGACAATGTGTTTCCGTGGCGTTGGAAGATCCGCCCTGGAGATTTCAACAATCTGCAAGTGCTGCCGAAATTGATTCAAGGGCGGAAGGTGGCGGACATTTTTGTGATTTTAGCGAGTATTGATTTGGTGATGGGATCAATCGATCGATAAGTTTCCTGATGCAATCGATCGATCCTGGGGACTCTTTTTGACACTTAGCTTATACTAGCAGTCCAATGTGTTGTCCAGTTCCCAAGGCGTAATGGAAGCATTTGCTTGTTGCCATTCTTGATATTTAAGTTTGAGATATGCAGAAGTAAAAGACTTACCCAAAGATTTACCAATTACCTCACTCTTCTCCAAACACCGCAACGCATCTAACAAGTTTGCAGGTAGAGTCTTAGCCTCGCCAGCAGGTAGCGGATCAGTATAGCTATTGTTATCGCGTCGAACCCCTGGATCAAGCTTCTGATTAATTCCATCCAGTCCTGCCGCGATCAAAGCAGCAGGCAGTAAGTAAGGGTTTGCAGACCCATCTGGTAGTCGGCATTCAAACCGTCCTGCATCGGGAATCCGAATGGTATGAGTTCGATTGTTCCCGCTATAACTTACAGTATTAGGTGACCAGGTTGCGCCTGATAGCGTTGCAGGGGCATTGATTCGCTTGTAAGAATTTATAGTCGGATTCGTAATCGCACAAAGCGCTTCGGCTGAATTCAACACTCCTGCAATGAATTGATACCCCAGTTGCGAAAGTCCTAATTCTCCTTGTGGGTCATAGAAAAGATTCTCTTTGTCGCTACTATCCCAAATTGAAAGATGAGTATGGCAACCATTTCCCGTTAAATGTGCAAAGGGTTTAGGCATGAAGGTTGCGCGGAGTCCGTGTTTTTGCGCGATCGCTTTCACCATGTACTTAAAGAACGCATGTCGATCGGCGGTGACAAGAGCATCCGCATACTTCCAATTCATCTCGAACTGACCATTGCCATCTTCGTGATCATTCTGGTAAGCTCCCCAACCGAGCGTGAGCATTACGTCACAAATTTCGCGAATCACTTCATATCGACGCATTAAAGACTGCTGATCATAGCAAGGCTTACTTTGCCGATCGAGCTTATCGGAAATGTCTTCTCCATCTGCACTCAGCAAAAAATACTCACATTCCACGCCAGTCTTGACTCGATAGCCTAGATCCTCAGCTTGTTTTAGAACTCGTTTCAAGACGACTCGTGGAGCTTGTTCTAAAGGTTCTCCAGTAATCGTATGCAAATCCGCAGGCATCCAAGCGACATCAGGTTGCCAGGGAAGCTGGATCAATTGATCTGGGTCAGGAATTGCCAAGATATCAGGATCAGCCGGAGTCATGTCTAACCAAGCTGCAAATCCTGCAAATCCTGCGCCATCGGATGCCATTTGATCGATACTTTCAGCCGGAACTAACTTCGATCGCTGAACGCCAAAGAGATCAGTAAATGAAATCAGAAAGTAGCGAATTCCTTGATCACGAGCGATTTGAGAAAGCATAGGTCAGTGGCTTAATAGAGTGGAAATGTGCGATCGAATAAAGGCTTCGTCGTCTGGACTTTGATAAGGATTGCCTGCGCGATGTCCCCAGATTGATCGAATCGGATGATACTCTGCATTGGGGAGCAATTCTGCTTCTGCTGCACAATCTTCTGGCGTGAAATACAAATCTGTAGTTGCAGGCATGACCAGTGTTTTCGCTTGAATCGCGCCAAGTGCGGTTTGATAATCTCCTTGATAGATGGGATTGTCACTCACATCGCAGTCTAACCAAGTCTGAATCATGGCTAAAAGATTGTGCGGATCACGCTTGCGGTAGCTCGCTTCCCAAAATCGTACAAGATAGTCGTCAAGCGACGTGTAGCCTAGTGGATAGTAGAGTTTTTCTCGGTAAAAGGCTTGAGAAGCTGCCCAACTTGCATAGATCCGAGCAAAGGCTTGAAATCCTCGATCGGG is part of the Leptolyngbya boryana PCC 6306 genome and harbors:
- a CDS encoding sensor histidine kinase, with amino-acid sequence MRFNPPNLAAHQRNLLVRLLIASVILLVSSGAYYSYQLVRNSMLESLKKNVFLELSQGRDSLDHWLSNQKIHIETLANTEQVKSMNWETTEPYLKAETLRLSDVYAIAVGKPDGWRNVVGGKPANVSDRAYFQKVMQGITNVSDPIISRANNTPTLAIAAPIRQGFDTNSTPIGEIHTLVRLDRVNRVVSSVKYGNHSYAFAIDSQGQIVTHTSHTDNHAHVHFHESELLKALPQMSKSKESVELVKVANQMYYLAYLPLQEVEWALALVIPKEDIESQVQFLDMIALIVAGMAVALLAILVQVQAMEQRHLKKSNELLEKRVEARTKELSDAMTKLQQSQLRMIQSEKMSALGNLVAGVAHEINNPVNFIHGNITYVDEYTQALLHLIQLYQEQFPDGSKSIQEYLAEIDFEFLAQDLEKTLASMRIGTDRIKEIVLSLRNFSRLDEAEVKPVNLHDGIDSTLLILQHRLKATPDQAAVEVVKDYGDLPFVDCYASQLNQVFMNILANALDAMEDQRGLSHSQPCTIRIKTKKLEHGRVQIAIADNGPGIPPEVQPRIFDPFFTTKSIGKGTGMGMSISYQIVTERHQGKLYCVSEVGKGTEFFLEIPIRQGAVLAATVS
- a CDS encoding secondary thiamine-phosphate synthase enzyme YjbQ, translating into MVFSVTGINMQHQKILRITTQGKSLLKITSQVNAIVADSGIKTGLCNLFLRHTSASLIIQENADPDVLQDLENFFAKLVPEWENYIHSTEGPDDMPAHIRTVLTHSSEQIPISQGRLVLGTWQGIYLWEHRQHRHTRELVVHVMGE
- a CDS encoding helix-turn-helix domain-containing protein, which translates into the protein MLKINIAEEKVAAYERVFRRSPQLTSLQAGWQGIYFAYDFMPPGETPEVISTQNGIAIFTNTGKSQVAERSLNGQFRCEQVADGNMVIVPAHTSCQSRWFDYGGVIFFSVESSVIAHAVHEVGNSDRIELLPQFATADPFVYQAAVALKSVLEQEGSASRLYGEAISNALIVHTIQHYSNRRPLLQTYENGLSHYRLRHVIEYIQAHLEQDLSLNELAAIAQMSPHYFSQLFKQSTGVTPHQFVIRARVERARELLMTRKWSIAEVAKMVGFVDQSHLHRHCKRLLGVTPSMIQNQA
- the glnT gene encoding type III glutamate--ammonia ligase — protein: MLSQIARDQGIRYFLISFTDLFGVQRSKLVPAESIDQMASDGAGFAGFAAWLDMTPADPDILAIPDPDQLIQLPWQPDVAWMPADLHTITGEPLEQAPRVVLKRVLKQAEDLGYRVKTGVECEYFLLSADGEDISDKLDRQSKPCYDQQSLMRRYEVIREICDVMLTLGWGAYQNDHEDGNGQFEMNWKYADALVTADRHAFFKYMVKAIAQKHGLRATFMPKPFAHLTGNGCHTHLSIWDSSDKENLFYDPQGELGLSQLGYQFIAGVLNSAEALCAITNPTINSYKRINAPATLSGATWSPNTVSYSGNNRTHTIRIPDAGRFECRLPDGSANPYLLPAALIAAGLDGINQKLDPGVRRDNNSYTDPLPAGEAKTLPANLLDALRCLEKSEVIGKSLGKSFTSAYLKLKYQEWQQANASITPWELDNTLDC
- a CDS encoding NAD(P)H-quinone oxidoreductase subunit H, with the translated sequence MGWIETKTEPMVINMGPHHPAMHGCFRIIVTLDGEDVLDCEPVIGYLHRGMEKIAENRTNTMFIPYTSRWDYYGGMFNEAVTVNAVEKLAQIEVPRRASYIRMIMLELTRIVNHLLWLGPFVGDVGTQALFFPTMRDREMILDLFEAVSGYRMVNHNYFRVGGVAADLPYGWVDKCADFCTYMLPTLDEYERLMSDNPIFRRRLEGIGVLTSEDAINWGVTGPMLRASGVKWDLRKVDHYECYDELDWEIQWDTAGDCYARYAVRIREMRESIKIIQQALKALPGGAYENLEAQRIQAGPKSEWNGFDYQFIARKIAPTFKIPKGEHYVRVESGRGELGIFIIGDDNVFPWRWKIRPGDFNNLQVLPKLIQGRKVADIFVILASIDLVMGSIDR